One region of Bosea sp. 29B genomic DNA includes:
- the flgH gene encoding flagellar basal body L-ring protein FlgH: MTSTSPLALPAALSLSLMLGACGAVDRLANVGQAPALSAIEDPTAAQGYKPVQMPMPAVEHASYAPNSLWRTGSRAFFKDQRARLVGDLVTVKVKVTDRAQLDNTTKRSRKNGEDFGAENAFGAETKWAKNAKPGSLLKLDSDSSSEGTGSVRRAEQLATNVAAVVTQTLPNGNLVIEGKQEIRVNFEVRELIVAGVIRPEDIESDNTIDSAKIAQARIAYGGRGQITDVQQPRYGQQVMDILLPF, from the coding sequence ATGACCTCAACCAGCCCTCTTGCTCTTCCTGCCGCGCTGAGCCTCAGCCTGATGCTGGGCGCCTGCGGCGCCGTCGACCGGCTTGCCAATGTCGGCCAGGCGCCGGCGCTGTCGGCGATCGAGGACCCGACCGCAGCGCAGGGCTACAAGCCGGTGCAGATGCCGATGCCGGCGGTGGAGCATGCGTCCTACGCGCCGAACTCGCTTTGGCGCACCGGCTCGCGCGCCTTCTTCAAGGACCAGCGTGCCCGGCTCGTCGGCGACCTCGTCACCGTCAAGGTCAAGGTCACCGATCGGGCCCAGCTCGACAACACCACCAAACGCAGCCGCAAGAACGGCGAGGATTTCGGCGCCGAGAATGCCTTTGGTGCCGAGACCAAATGGGCGAAGAACGCCAAGCCGGGCTCCCTGCTGAAGCTCGACTCGGATTCGTCGAGCGAGGGCACCGGCTCGGTGCGCCGGGCCGAACAGCTCGCCACCAATGTCGCTGCCGTCGTCACCCAGACGCTGCCGAATGGCAACCTCGTCATCGAGGGCAAGCAGGAGATCAGAGTCAATTTCGAGGTGCGCGAGCTGATCGTCGCCGGCGTGATCCGGCCTGAAGACATCGAATCCGACAATACGATCGACTCGGCCAAGATCGCCCAGGCCCGCATCGCCTATGGCGGCCGCGGCCAGATCACCGATGTGCAGCAGCCGCGCTACGGCCAGCAGGTGATGGATATCCTGCTGCCGTTCTGA
- the flgA gene encoding flagellar basal body P-ring formation chaperone FlgA, which yields MIRSAFIFATLTALPAMALAQAPAPAEERAPVAAPAAAAKLKLKADLTLSRDIVGFGDLIAGLSPQDAALPAFRAPALGDTGTIQVARIVDAAVKHGILRDAQDLDSQGVAQVVVSRAARRITGLDVEAAVKSALLERFGFDGRAFALQLDGGAPSVVVEPELTGDLAALDLNYDARTRRVTGRLTMPGSAATRLKPVRVSGQLVETAEVVVPLRTIARGETLKPSDVTVERRPRDAQFNDVLGEMKAAIGKVAKRTLMAGSVLRSGDVQREEVVGRGDIVTIVYEARGIAISMRGRASEAGAVGDSIAVTNIQSKRVLQGTVTGPGRVNVSPHGGGQIAAAR from the coding sequence ATGATCCGCTCCGCTTTCATCTTCGCGACTTTGACGGCGCTTCCCGCCATGGCGCTCGCCCAGGCTCCGGCTCCGGCCGAGGAGCGTGCACCCGTGGCGGCGCCCGCTGCGGCCGCCAAGCTCAAGCTGAAGGCCGATCTCACGCTGTCGCGCGACATCGTCGGCTTCGGCGACCTGATCGCCGGACTGTCGCCGCAGGATGCGGCGTTGCCGGCCTTCCGGGCGCCGGCGCTCGGCGACACCGGCACCATCCAGGTCGCCCGTATCGTCGATGCGGCGGTGAAGCACGGCATCCTGCGCGATGCCCAGGATCTCGACAGCCAGGGCGTCGCCCAGGTGGTGGTGAGCCGGGCGGCGCGCCGGATCACCGGGCTCGATGTCGAAGCTGCGGTGAAATCGGCTCTGCTCGAGCGTTTCGGCTTCGACGGGCGTGCCTTCGCGCTGCAGCTCGACGGGGGCGCGCCTTCCGTCGTGGTCGAACCGGAACTGACCGGAGACCTTGCGGCGCTCGACCTGAACTACGATGCGCGCACCCGCCGCGTCACCGGCCGGCTGACCATGCCGGGCAGCGCGGCGACCAGGCTGAAGCCGGTGCGCGTTTCCGGCCAACTGGTGGAGACCGCCGAGGTCGTGGTGCCGCTGCGCACCATCGCCCGCGGCGAGACCCTCAAGCCCAGCGACGTCACGGTCGAGCGCCGGCCGCGCGATGCGCAGTTCAACGACGTGCTCGGCGAAATGAAGGCGGCGATCGGCAAGGTTGCCAAGCGGACCCTGATGGCCGGTTCGGTGCTGCGCAGCGGCGACGTCCAGCGCGAGGAGGTCGTCGGGCGCGGCGACATCGTCACCATCGTCTACGAGGCGCGCGGTATCGCGATCAGCATGCGCGGCCGCGCCAGCGAAGCCGGCGCCGTCGGCGACAGCATCGCGGTCACCAATATCCAGTCGAAGCGCGTGCTGCAGGGAACCGTCACCGGTCCCGGGCGCGTCAATGTCAGCCCGCATGGCGGCGGCCAGATCGCTGCCGCTCGCTGA
- the flgG gene encoding flagellar basal-body rod protein FlgG has product MRALYTAATGMMAQELNVQVISNNIANVRTTGYKRQRIHFQDLLYEHFRRAGTQTSDQNTQVPAGTFVGSGVKTASTGRVMSQGNLSPTEKEYDVAIRGEGFFRIQMPDGRTAYSRDGSFDLDSQGRLVTRDGYLVQPGITVPNNATSVSINAQGTVEVNLPGQTAPQQLGQIQLSRFINKVGLESIGDNLFVETAGSGPAIDGLGGEEGFGTLQQNYLEEGNVQAVTELSSLIAAQRAYEMNSKVISAADQMMQSTTQIMR; this is encoded by the coding sequence ATGCGCGCACTCTACACCGCCGCCACCGGCATGATGGCCCAGGAACTCAACGTCCAGGTCATCTCCAACAACATCGCGAACGTCCGCACCACCGGCTACAAGCGCCAGCGCATCCATTTCCAGGACCTGCTCTACGAGCACTTCCGCCGCGCCGGTACGCAGACCTCGGACCAGAATACGCAGGTTCCGGCCGGCACCTTCGTCGGCTCCGGCGTCAAGACCGCCTCGACCGGGCGGGTGATGAGCCAGGGCAACCTGTCCCCGACGGAGAAGGAATACGACGTCGCCATCCGCGGCGAGGGCTTCTTCCGCATCCAGATGCCGGACGGGCGCACCGCCTATTCGCGCGACGGTTCGTTCGATCTCGACAGCCAGGGCCGGCTGGTCACCCGTGACGGCTACCTCGTCCAGCCGGGCATCACCGTCCCGAACAACGCGACCAGCGTCTCGATCAACGCGCAGGGCACGGTCGAGGTGAACCTGCCCGGCCAGACCGCGCCGCAGCAGCTCGGCCAGATTCAGCTTTCGCGTTTCATCAACAAGGTCGGCCTCGAATCGATCGGCGACAACCTGTTCGTCGAGACGGCCGGCTCCGGCCCGGCGATCGACGGACTCGGCGGCGAGGAAGGCTTCGGCACGCTGCAGCAGAACTACCTGGAAGAAGGCAACGTCCAGGCGGTCACCGAGCTTTCCTCGCTCATCGCGGCCCAGCGTGCCTACGAGATGAACTCGAAGGTGATCTCGGCTGCCGACCAGATGATGCAGTCCACCACCCAGATCATGCGCTGA
- the flgF gene encoding flagellar basal-body rod protein FlgF, with amino-acid sequence MENALLVSLSRQMALARELDVIANNVANVGTNGFKARSARFAEYISPTARADTFPTMDRRLSYVIDKGTPIDLSGGMIERTGNPLDVALQGDNYLVVQTAQGERYTRAGSLEINGRGQLVTQAGQPVMGDGGPIVFGSTESNARIATDGTVSSDQGQRGKLRIVRFDNPRALASDGANLFSSTAAAQPAGPQARLETGAIERSNVKAVVEMTRLVEVQRAYQTLSAMMGKTDELRAKAISRLADQQA; translated from the coding sequence GTGGAAAACGCGCTTCTCGTCAGCCTGTCGCGCCAGATGGCTCTGGCGCGTGAGCTCGACGTCATCGCCAACAACGTCGCCAATGTCGGCACGAACGGCTTCAAGGCCCGTTCCGCCCGCTTTGCCGAGTATATCTCGCCGACGGCGCGGGCCGACACCTTCCCGACCATGGATCGGCGGCTCTCCTATGTCATCGACAAGGGCACGCCGATCGACCTGTCCGGCGGCATGATCGAGCGCACGGGCAACCCGCTCGACGTCGCCCTGCAGGGCGACAACTACCTGGTCGTCCAGACGGCGCAGGGCGAGCGCTACACCCGTGCCGGCTCGCTCGAGATCAACGGCCGCGGCCAGCTCGTGACCCAGGCCGGCCAGCCGGTCATGGGCGATGGCGGGCCGATCGTGTTCGGCTCGACCGAGAGCAATGCCCGCATCGCCACCGACGGCACGGTCTCTTCCGACCAGGGCCAGCGCGGCAAGCTCAGGATCGTGCGCTTCGACAATCCCCGGGCGCTGGCCAGCGACGGCGCCAACCTGTTCTCCTCGACCGCCGCCGCCCAGCCCGCCGGGCCGCAGGCGCGGCTCGAGACCGGAGCGATCGAGCGCTCGAACGTCAAGGCCGTGGTCGAGATGACCCGGCTGGTCGAGGTCCAGCGCGCCTACCAGACGCTCTCGGCGATGATGGGCAAGACCGACGAACTACGCGCCAAGGCGATTTCCCGCCTGGCCGATCAGCAAGCCTGA
- the fliL gene encoding flagellar basal body-associated protein FliL yields MAKKSNKDEEAAEGGADQAPKSGKKKLVMIGGAVALVAVLGGGGWFFFLKKNHVEEVSAEQAAAAAKKLITFVEMKDMMIGITAGPQQDRQPIVKIKVALEIADPKTADQVKPLLPRVEDAFQVFMRELRPSDLDGSAGMYRLKEELLRRVNVTVYPAKVDAVLFKELLLQ; encoded by the coding sequence ATGGCGAAGAAGTCGAACAAGGACGAGGAAGCCGCCGAGGGCGGCGCCGACCAGGCGCCGAAGTCCGGCAAGAAGAAGCTCGTCATGATCGGTGGCGCAGTGGCGCTCGTTGCCGTGCTCGGCGGTGGCGGCTGGTTTTTCTTTCTGAAGAAGAACCACGTCGAGGAGGTGAGCGCCGAGCAGGCTGCCGCGGCCGCCAAGAAGCTGATCACCTTCGTCGAGATGAAGGACATGATGATCGGCATCACCGCCGGCCCGCAGCAGGACCGCCAGCCGATCGTCAAGATCAAGGTCGCGCTCGAGATCGCCGATCCCAAGACCGCCGACCAGGTCAAGCCGCTGCTGCCGCGCGTCGAGGACGCCTTCCAGGTCTTCATGCGCGAACTGCGCCCCTCCGACCTCGACGGCTCGGCCGGCATGTACCGCCTGAAGGAAGAACTGCTGCGCCGGGTCAACGTCACCGTCTACCCGGCCAAGGTCGACGCCGTCCTCTTCAAGGAATTGCTGCTGCAATAG
- the fliM gene encoding flagellar motor switch protein FliM: MANDDLEAPDKDKVPLTPEGMAAEWATMSDIVEDDGSEAEANIDRLMNQEEIDTMLGFSIGDDGKGGRNGIQAIVDSGSVTYERLPMLEIIFERLVRLLSTSLRNLFSDNVEVTLEGIRSVRFGDYINSISLPAMLAVFKAEEWDNFGLITIESALTYSVLDTMLGGKRGQAAARVDGRPFTSIEMSLLRRVIGVVLGDAEAAFRPLSPVNFKVDRIESNPRFVSISRPANAAIRVELRFDMEGRGGSLHLLLPYATIEPIRELLLESFMGEKLGRDPIWENHLATEVWQADVAVKCVLHECTMPLKRVMKLEIGDTLMFDARPDSVASLRCGEFIVSEGRIGRVDDKIAVQVVSPLRRSKTTMAAFDTSHLSPAS, from the coding sequence ATGGCCAACGACGATCTCGAAGCCCCGGACAAGGACAAGGTTCCGCTGACGCCGGAAGGCATGGCGGCCGAGTGGGCCACCATGTCCGACATCGTCGAGGACGACGGTAGCGAGGCAGAGGCCAATATCGATCGCCTGATGAATCAGGAAGAGATCGATACCATGCTCGGCTTCTCCATCGGAGATGACGGCAAGGGCGGCCGCAACGGCATCCAGGCGATCGTCGATTCGGGCTCGGTCACCTATGAACGCCTGCCGATGCTCGAGATCATCTTCGAGCGTCTGGTCCGCCTGCTCTCCACCAGCCTGCGCAACCTGTTCAGCGACAATGTCGAGGTGACGCTGGAAGGCATCCGCTCGGTGCGTTTCGGCGACTACATCAACTCGATCTCGCTGCCGGCGATGCTCGCCGTGTTCAAGGCCGAGGAATGGGACAACTTCGGCCTCATTACCATCGAGTCCGCCCTCACCTATTCGGTGCTCGACACCATGCTCGGCGGCAAGCGCGGCCAGGCGGCGGCGCGCGTCGACGGGCGCCCCTTCACCTCGATCGAGATGAGCCTGCTGCGCCGCGTCATCGGCGTCGTGCTCGGTGATGCCGAAGCCGCCTTCCGGCCGCTCTCGCCGGTGAATTTCAAGGTCGACCGGATCGAGTCCAATCCGCGCTTCGTCTCGATCTCGCGCCCGGCCAATGCCGCGATCCGCGTCGAGCTGCGCTTCGACATGGAAGGGCGCGGCGGCTCGCTCCATCTGCTCCTGCCCTATGCCACCATCGAGCCGATCCGTGAGCTGCTCCTCGAGAGCTTCATGGGTGAGAAGCTCGGGCGCGACCCCATCTGGGAGAACCACCTCGCCACCGAGGTCTGGCAGGCGGACGTCGCCGTGAAATGCGTCCTCCACGAATGCACGATGCCACTGAAGCGGGTGATGAAGCTCGAGATCGGCGACACGCTGATGTTCGATGCCCGCCCCGATTCGGTCGCTTCGCTGCGCTGCGGCGAGTTCATCGTCAGCGAAGGCCGGATCGGCCGCGTCGACGACAAGATCGCCGTCCAGGTCGTCAGCCCGCTGCGCCGCTCGAAGACGACCATGGCTGCCTTCGACACCAGCCATCTCAGTCCAGCGTCCTGA
- a CDS encoding DUF6468 domain-containing protein, translated as MTITLIADVLVACLLVATIVTCFVLSKRIERLKADESAMRQTIGALISATDTAERAIAGLKLTLGDCDRTLAERLQTAERYAADLAQQIEAGQTVMERIGQIVSAATMVAPAPEPVAEKPALSRMASTADAAAAIRARAARRLEGQAA; from the coding sequence ATGACCATCACCCTGATCGCCGATGTCCTGGTCGCCTGCCTGCTGGTCGCCACCATCGTCACCTGCTTCGTGCTCTCCAAGCGCATCGAGCGGCTGAAGGCCGATGAAAGCGCGATGCGCCAGACCATCGGCGCCCTGATCTCCGCCACCGATACCGCAGAGCGCGCCATCGCCGGCCTGAAGCTGACCCTGGGCGACTGCGATCGAACCCTCGCCGAGCGGCTGCAGACCGCCGAGCGCTATGCCGCCGACCTCGCCCAGCAGATCGAGGCCGGCCAGACCGTGATGGAGCGCATCGGCCAGATCGTCAGCGCCGCGACCATGGTCGCGCCCGCGCCGGAGCCCGTCGCGGAGAAGCCTGCCCTCTCCCGCATGGCCAGCACCGCCGACGCTGCCGCCGCGATCCGCGCCCGCGCCGCCCGCAGGCTCGAAGGCCAGGCTGCGTGA
- a CDS encoding tripartite tricarboxylate transporter substrate binding protein has translation MRLILPFTAGTSMDPVARLAQESLKDTLGQSVVVENIAGAATVIAGAETLKSPPDGHTMLMIANSFAANITLRTRTADWQRAFVPVVQATVVPHVLTVAPALKADWAGFVKHLREGGGAMTYGSPGIGTSPHLGAEHFLRLVGGKAVHAPYNGTSQLFVDLYAGRIDFALSNLPDVVQPIAEGKLVALAVTSEQRVRELPGVPTFAELGLPGLLSDSWFGIMVRRDTPAAAREALERAWLTALARPDVRERLQGLSFTILARPGAEFEKVIDRYVATYATIIKESGITVQQ, from the coding sequence GTGCGTCTCATTCTGCCGTTCACCGCGGGAACCTCGATGGACCCGGTGGCGCGGCTGGCGCAGGAGAGCCTCAAGGACACGCTCGGCCAGAGCGTCGTGGTCGAGAACATCGCGGGAGCGGCGACCGTCATCGCTGGCGCCGAGACGCTGAAATCTCCGCCGGACGGGCATACCATGCTGATGATCGCCAACAGCTTCGCGGCGAACATCACGCTGCGGACACGAACCGCGGATTGGCAGCGCGCCTTCGTCCCGGTGGTGCAGGCGACGGTGGTGCCGCATGTGCTGACGGTGGCGCCGGCGCTGAAGGCGGACTGGGCTGGCTTCGTGAAGCACCTGCGCGAAGGTGGCGGGGCGATGACCTATGGCTCGCCGGGGATCGGCACCTCGCCGCATCTGGGCGCGGAGCATTTCCTGCGTCTCGTCGGCGGCAAGGCGGTGCATGCGCCCTATAATGGGACCTCGCAGCTTTTCGTCGACCTGTACGCCGGCCGGATCGATTTCGCGCTCAGCAACCTGCCCGATGTCGTGCAGCCGATCGCGGAGGGCAAGCTCGTCGCGCTCGCGGTCACTTCCGAGCAGCGGGTGCGGGAATTACCGGGTGTCCCGACCTTCGCCGAGCTCGGCCTGCCGGGCCTGCTGTCGGACAGCTGGTTCGGCATCATGGTCCGCCGCGACACGCCGGCGGCCGCCCGCGAGGCGCTGGAGCGCGCCTGGCTCACGGCCCTGGCGCGCCCTGATGTGCGCGAGCGCCTGCAGGGGTTGAGCTTCACGATACTGGCGCGGCCGGGCGCCGAGTTCGAGAAGGTGATCGACCGGTACGTTGCGACCTATGCGACGATCATCAAGGAGAGCGGCATCACCGTCCAGCAGTGA
- a CDS encoding LysR family transcriptional regulator: MSLTRYRYFALVADHGSVREAADTLRVAPSAISRQIASLEEEYGTVLFERRARGMRLTTAGAAVLEAARTILDSVQTARAAIDELQGMKRGHVRVWTVEGAMDDFVYPALAEFSAAHPSVSFDIMVASSDQLVQRLLDDEADVIVAFNPILHRSVLSLAEIADALVLAAHPGDAVAQRASVRISEIGEMRLALPDRTFGLRRLVDDMVAAAGVALKPALVTNSIQSLRSFARAGLGVSVLTRCATRRDVTEGRLVAVPLQGRNLRKACLKICVRNGRTLSPAARALARHLARSARKYAASHA; encoded by the coding sequence ATGTCGCTCACCCGCTATCGCTATTTCGCGCTCGTCGCCGATCACGGTTCGGTCCGCGAGGCGGCCGATACGCTGCGCGTCGCGCCCTCGGCGATCAGCCGCCAGATCGCCAGCCTCGAGGAGGAGTACGGCACGGTCCTGTTCGAGCGCCGGGCACGCGGCATGCGGCTGACCACGGCGGGAGCGGCCGTGCTGGAGGCGGCCCGCACCATCCTCGACAGCGTCCAGACCGCGCGCGCCGCCATCGACGAGCTCCAGGGCATGAAGCGCGGGCATGTCCGCGTCTGGACGGTCGAGGGCGCGATGGACGATTTCGTCTATCCCGCGCTGGCCGAATTCTCGGCCGCCCACCCATCGGTGAGCTTCGACATCATGGTGGCGAGCTCCGACCAGCTGGTGCAGCGCCTGCTCGACGACGAGGCCGATGTGATCGTCGCCTTCAACCCGATCCTGCATCGCAGCGTGCTCTCGCTCGCCGAGATCGCCGACGCGCTGGTCCTCGCCGCCCATCCCGGCGACGCCGTCGCGCAACGGGCGTCGGTCAGGATCTCGGAGATCGGCGAGATGCGCCTTGCCCTGCCCGACCGGACCTTCGGCCTGCGCCGTCTCGTCGACGACATGGTCGCCGCGGCCGGCGTCGCGCTCAAGCCGGCGCTGGTCACCAATTCGATCCAGTCGCTGCGCTCCTTCGCGCGGGCCGGCCTCGGCGTCAGCGTCCTTACGCGCTGCGCGACGCGGCGGGATGTCACCGAAGGACGCCTGGTCGCGGTTCCGCTCCAGGGTCGCAATCTGCGCAAGGCCTGCCTCAAGATCTGCGTGCGCAACGGCCGGACCTTGTCCCCGGCGGCACGGGCACTGGCGCGGCATCTGGCGCGCAGCGCGCGCAAATACGCGGCAAGCCATGCGTGA
- the fliP gene encoding flagellar type III secretion system pore protein FliP (The bacterial flagellar biogenesis protein FliP forms a type III secretion system (T3SS)-type pore required for flagellar assembly.) codes for MARQILTGRRLRWLAGFAATLGVLGIAAVAQAQTLSLDLGQGGVTERALQLIAAITVLSLAPSILIMVTSFTRIAVVLSLLRSALGTQTAPPNAVIIGLSLFLTGFVMAPTLKEAYRVAGAPLIAGQMQPQEAFERGIVPFREFMLKHVREKDLALFMEMSREPKPERPQDIQIQVLVPAFMISELRRAFEIGFLLFVPFLIIDLVVASILMSVGMMMLPPVTVALPFKLIFFVLVDGWGLVAGSLVKSYGS; via the coding sequence ATGGCCAGGCAGATACTCACGGGACGGAGACTGCGCTGGCTGGCGGGTTTCGCCGCCACGCTCGGCGTACTCGGGATCGCCGCCGTCGCTCAGGCCCAGACGCTTTCGCTCGATCTCGGCCAGGGCGGCGTCACCGAGCGGGCGCTGCAACTGATCGCTGCGATCACGGTGCTGTCGCTGGCGCCGTCGATCCTGATCATGGTGACCTCGTTCACCCGCATCGCAGTGGTGCTGTCGCTGCTGCGTTCGGCGCTCGGCACCCAGACCGCACCGCCCAATGCGGTGATCATCGGGCTCTCGCTGTTCCTGACCGGCTTCGTGATGGCGCCGACCCTGAAGGAGGCCTATCGCGTCGCCGGAGCGCCGCTGATCGCGGGGCAAATGCAGCCGCAGGAGGCGTTCGAGCGCGGCATCGTGCCGTTCCGCGAGTTCATGCTGAAGCATGTGCGCGAGAAGGACCTGGCGCTGTTCATGGAGATGTCGCGCGAGCCGAAGCCGGAGCGGCCGCAGGACATCCAGATCCAGGTGCTGGTGCCGGCCTTCATGATCTCGGAGCTCAGGCGCGCCTTCGAGATCGGCTTCCTGCTGTTCGTGCCCTTCCTGATCATCGACCTCGTGGTCGCGTCGATCCTGATGTCGGTCGGCATGATGATGCTGCCGCCGGTGACGGTGGCGCTGCCGTTCAAGCTGATCTTCTTCGTGCTGGTCGACGGCTGGGGGCTGGTCGCCGGCTCGCTGGTAAAGAGTTACGGCAGCTGA
- a CDS encoding flagellar biosynthetic protein FliO → MQTLFGFELSSGLRWIIAFAVVLLLVALLGFFLRRMSGGRLKFKGQGGGRTRQPRLGVVDVYDLDRQRQLILVRRDNVEHLVMIGGASDVVVETNIVRSGGRVAAPLPSEGLAERPLAFEPESRPQPVEDTRPTPPLPVPAPAVPVDAVPPPRPVSPPPAPPRAVVQPSIQPQPPRPAQAPTSIPPVVAAGAAGISATLARDPAPAASASELGDMARQLEEALKRPFSAVRPGSAGPRPEPEAPQASKPAVPPAPPVLQAPVKPPAPTPEPARPALDMEAELEMALGLKPGPARPAAAEAPLVAPPVFAPPKPPAPAPMKLDEKKPEPAKEQALPVPASEPEKPAKFAPVFDDVLDAVENAAKAEAPAKNEPKPNEQKPAEGKPVEVKPAESKSTETKPTETKPADAKPADTKPAEAKPADEPKPAAKASEDDPFSVDAIEAEFARLLGRDPKPKG, encoded by the coding sequence TTGCAGACTCTGTTTGGCTTCGAACTTTCCTCCGGCTTGCGTTGGATCATCGCCTTCGCTGTGGTGCTGCTCCTGGTTGCGCTGCTCGGCTTCTTCCTACGGCGCATGAGCGGTGGTCGGCTGAAGTTCAAGGGGCAGGGCGGAGGCCGCACCCGCCAGCCGCGCCTCGGCGTGGTCGACGTCTACGATCTCGACCGACAGCGCCAGCTGATCCTGGTGCGGCGCGACAATGTCGAGCACCTCGTGATGATCGGCGGCGCCTCCGACGTGGTGGTCGAGACCAATATCGTGCGCAGCGGCGGACGCGTCGCGGCGCCCCTGCCGAGCGAAGGCCTGGCGGAACGCCCGCTGGCGTTCGAGCCCGAGTCGCGCCCGCAGCCCGTCGAAGACACCCGGCCGACGCCGCCTCTGCCGGTGCCGGCTCCGGCGGTACCGGTCGATGCCGTGCCGCCGCCGCGGCCGGTCTCGCCGCCCCCGGCTCCGCCGCGCGCAGTCGTCCAGCCTTCGATTCAACCTCAGCCGCCGCGGCCGGCCCAGGCGCCGACGTCGATTCCTCCGGTCGTCGCTGCGGGTGCTGCCGGAATCAGCGCGACCCTGGCGCGCGATCCCGCTCCTGCCGCCAGCGCCAGCGAGCTCGGCGACATGGCCCGCCAGCTCGAAGAGGCGCTGAAGCGTCCGTTCTCCGCGGTGCGACCCGGCTCGGCCGGTCCGCGACCTGAGCCCGAAGCGCCGCAAGCGTCCAAGCCCGCCGTGCCGCCGGCTCCTCCCGTACTGCAGGCCCCCGTCAAGCCTCCGGCTCCGACTCCCGAGCCCGCGCGCCCGGCACTCGACATGGAAGCCGAGCTCGAAATGGCGCTGGGGCTGAAGCCGGGGCCCGCACGTCCGGCCGCAGCCGAGGCGCCGCTGGTCGCCCCGCCGGTCTTCGCGCCACCGAAGCCGCCCGCTCCCGCACCGATGAAGCTGGACGAGAAAAAGCCCGAGCCGGCGAAGGAACAGGCGTTGCCGGTGCCGGCCTCGGAGCCGGAGAAGCCCGCCAAGTTCGCGCCCGTTTTCGACGACGTGCTCGATGCGGTCGAGAATGCTGCCAAGGCCGAAGCGCCGGCCAAGAACGAGCCCAAGCCGAACGAGCAAAAGCCTGCCGAAGGCAAGCCGGTCGAGGTGAAGCCTGCGGAGTCCAAGTCGACGGAAACCAAGCCGACGGAAACCAAGCCGGCGGATGCCAAGCCAGCCGACACCAAGCCGGCCGAGGCCAAGCCTGCAGACGAGCCGAAGCCGGCCGCCAAGGCGTCCGAGGACGACCCGTTCTCGGTCGATGCGATCGAAGCCGAATTCGCCCGCCTGCTCGGGCGCGATCCCAAGCCGAAGGGCTGA
- the flgB gene encoding flagellar basal body rod protein FlgB encodes MANNGLGLMGALKTRMHWHQARQKLLAENVSNADTPRFKPHDLRAPSPAGNGGVTLAQTSPQHLGLSGQNGGFDPRDPKRFETTPSGNSVNLEDEMMKVAQNQSDYQLAASLYSKSLGLMKIAIGKGR; translated from the coding sequence ATGGCGAACAACGGCCTTGGCCTGATGGGGGCGCTGAAGACGCGGATGCACTGGCACCAGGCGCGCCAGAAGCTGCTCGCCGAGAATGTCTCCAATGCCGATACGCCGCGCTTCAAGCCGCATGACCTGCGTGCCCCGTCCCCGGCCGGCAATGGCGGCGTGACGCTGGCGCAGACCTCGCCACAGCATCTGGGCCTTTCGGGCCAGAACGGCGGCTTCGACCCGCGCGATCCCAAGCGCTTCGAGACCACACCGAGCGGCAACAGCGTCAATCTCGAGGACGAGATGATGAAGGTCGCGCAGAACCAGTCCGACTATCAGCTCGCCGCCTCGCTCTACAGCAAGAGCCTCGGGCTGATGAAGATCGCGATCGGCAAAGGCCGGTAA
- the flgC gene encoding flagellar basal body rod protein FlgC, translating to MDLLKSLAVAASGLKGQAGRMRVIAENLANADSSPERAGTDPYRRKIVTFQGKLDRELEAQVVELGRVSRDRSDFRSKYDPGHPAADASGQVKLPNVNSLIETMDMREAQRSYEANLNVISSTRRMIQRTIDILRA from the coding sequence ATGGATCTGCTCAAGAGTCTCGCCGTCGCCGCTTCCGGCCTGAAGGGCCAGGCCGGCCGCATGCGCGTCATCGCCGAGAATCTCGCCAACGCCGATTCGTCGCCGGAACGCGCCGGCACCGACCCCTATCGGCGCAAGATCGTGACCTTCCAGGGCAAGCTCGACCGCGAGCTCGAAGCCCAGGTCGTCGAGCTCGGCCGCGTCAGCCGCGACCGCAGCGACTTCCGCAGCAAATACGATCCCGGTCACCCGGCGGCCGACGCCAGCGGCCAGGTCAAGCTGCCCAACGTCAACTCGCTGATCGAGACGATGGACATGCGCGAGGCCCAGCGCAGCTACGAGGCCAACCTCAACGTCATCTCGTCCACGCGCCGGATGATCCAGCGCACCATCGACATCCTGCGCGCCTGA